The Paenibacillus sp. RC334 nucleotide sequence TGGCGGACAAGGTTGTATTTATGGCGGACGGTGTGATTTTGGAGGAGGCTGCGCCACAGGCATTTTTCGAGGCTTCCCAGCATGAGAGAACACAGAAATTTTTACGTCAAATCAGTGAGTTTTGAAGCGAGAATAAGAATAGATCATACATTATGAAGATGGAAAGAAGGCCTTTGAACATGAAAGTATCTACAACTTGGCACGGTAAACGCGCGTTTACTTCGGAGGGACCGTCCGGTTATTCCGTTGGGATGGATGCTACGGCAGCTTATGGCGGCGATGGCAAAGGCATGACACCGATGGAGTTGCTGCTGGCGGGTCTGGCGGGATGTATTGGCATTGATATTACGATGATTCTGGATCGCTTCCTGTCGGACATTACCCGTATTGATATTGACGCAGAA carries:
- a CDS encoding OsmC family protein; its protein translation is MKVSTTWHGKRAFTSEGPSGYSVGMDATAAYGGDGKGMTPMELLLAGLAGCIGIDITMILDRFLSDITRIDIDAEGERKEEMPKGFTAIDLTFHVDGDVPDYRVWKAIQMGKEKYCAVSDSLKAEIRMHLILNGTEVPHPA